ACTATTAGGATTCTCTCTGTCTTTAATAAGAAAATTAGTTACATCGCTAGGAGTTTTATTTAGATAACTTTCATCAAACTTATTTCTATCTCCACTTGCGTCGACAAGAGGTAGCCAAGGTTCAGCACTTCCAGGAGGACAATCTAGCGCCATTGACTCACTTACCTCAACAAATCTAGAAATATTCTCTGCACGTTCGAGATATCTGTTAATCCAATAAAGTGATTCAGCGACTCTACTAAGTAACATTTTAATTATTTACTCACAACCCAAGTGTCCTTACAGCCACCTCCTTGAGATGAATTAACAATTAAAGAATCTCTTTTCAAGGCTACTCTTGTTAATCCTCCAGGGCTTACCCAAGTATTCTTGCCTCTGAGGACATAGGGTCTTAAGTCAACATGGCAGGGGTAAACTACGCCTTCACTAAGTGATGGAACTGTAGATAAATCTAATGTTGGCTGAGCTATATAATTTCTTGGATTAGCTTTTATTTTTGCTGAAAATTTATCTATATCTATTTGAGAGGAGTGTGGGCCAATTAACATTCCATATCCGCCCGCTTCAGATACACTTTTTACAACTAATTTTTCAAGGTTTTCTAATACAAAGTTCAGATCATTTCTTCTTGCACAAACATATGTTTTAACATTATTAATTCTTGGTTCCTCTTTTAAATAATACCTAATCATTTCAGGAACGAAAGTATAAATTAATTTATCATCTGCCAGCCCTGTCCCAGGAGCATTTGCAATAGCGACTCTACCTTTTCTCAAAACCTCAATAAGACCTGGAACACCTAGCATTGAATCTTTTCTAAAGAACTTAGGATCTAAGTAATCATCATCTATTCGACGATAAATTACATCAACTTTTTTAATGCCAGAAGTAGTTTTCAAATAAACATTTTGGTTCTGACAAACTAAATCATTTCCTTCTACTAATTGAACCCCCATTTGTTGAGCTAAGTAACTGTGCTCAAAATATGCACTATTAAAAACTCCAGGAGTTAGCAGAACAACTTTTGGGGTATCCGTCCACACTGCTAATTCCTGAAGTGATTTCAGTAAATATGAAGGATAATCATCAATAGGCCTAACAACTCTTCCATTAAAAAGGCTTGGAAAAATCCTTTTCATAACTAATCTATTTTCTAAGAAATAAGCAACACCTGAAGGGCAGCGAAGATTATCCTCTAAAACCAACCACTCCCCTTTGCCATCTCTAATAAGATCAAGACCAGAGACATGGCACCATTTCCCTAGTGGAAGAACAAAGCCCTTCATCTCAGGTCGCCATCCATCAGAACTCTCAATGAGATCTCTTGGAATAATCCCATCTTTAATTATCTGCTGTTTTCCATATACGTCTGCTAAAAATAAATCTATTGCTTCGAGTCTTTGTATTAGTCCTATCTCTAAATCTAACCATTCTGAAGCACCAATAACTCTAGGAAGAGGGTCAAAAGGCAGAATCCTTTCAGAACCTTTGTTACCAGAATCATTTAGACGGAAAGTTGCTCCATGGCGAAGAAGAAGTTTTCTTGCGACTTCATGACTTATGTTCAACTGATCTAACCCCATCTCTCCTAAAGAGGAAAGTAATGGCTCTAGAGATGATCTAGGTAAAAAATCGTCAGAAGAAAAGTACTCGTCATATCCTTTTTTGGGCTGATAATTTTTAAACATATCAACTCCAAATAACTTTATAGAATATGAATCAAGTTATTAATTAGCCTGGTATCTAAAAATACAAGTACTTAATATTTGTTGCCCGCCGAACAAAGACCAGCTAAAAAAAGTATCAACTACTACAATCCTGGCT
This is a stretch of genomic DNA from Prochlorococcus marinus str. MIT 0912. It encodes these proteins:
- a CDS encoding circularly permuted type 2 ATP-grasp protein; this encodes MFKNYQPKKGYDEYFSSDDFLPRSSLEPLLSSLGEMGLDQLNISHEVARKLLLRHGATFRLNDSGNKGSERILPFDPLPRVIGASEWLDLEIGLIQRLEAIDLFLADVYGKQQIIKDGIIPRDLIESSDGWRPEMKGFVLPLGKWCHVSGLDLIRDGKGEWLVLEDNLRCPSGVAYFLENRLVMKRIFPSLFNGRVVRPIDDYPSYLLKSLQELAVWTDTPKVVLLTPGVFNSAYFEHSYLAQQMGVQLVEGNDLVCQNQNVYLKTTSGIKKVDVIYRRIDDDYLDPKFFRKDSMLGVPGLIEVLRKGRVAIANAPGTGLADDKLIYTFVPEMIRYYLKEEPRINNVKTYVCARRNDLNFVLENLEKLVVKSVSEAGGYGMLIGPHSSQIDIDKFSAKIKANPRNYIAQPTLDLSTVPSLSEGVVYPCHVDLRPYVLRGKNTWVSPGGLTRVALKRDSLIVNSSQGGGCKDTWVVSK